The following are encoded in a window of bacterium genomic DNA:
- a CDS encoding ammonia-forming cytochrome c nitrite reductase subunit c552: MVRIRYLVVVALGVVLAAGIAALLVTIVVRQQESRLTYFRVVDVAENEPDPAVWGRNFPDQYEAYLKTVRTSELVKYSAYGRYGGSEAFSKLDKYPDLVRIFAGYAFSVEYREEQGHLQAMKAVQETKRLGDAKPGTCMTCKSSDVPRLMKSLGAAQFYATPMKELIEKNNIKHAISCADCHDAKTMALRVTRPAFIEAMKVRGIDVGASSRQEMRTYVCAQCHVEYYFRGKTEKYLVFPWAKGLKIEDIEAYYDEIKFSDWQHEITRAPMVKIQHPEFELWSSGNHARSGVGCADCHMPYKRVGSVKITDHWIRSPLLNVQNVCTTCHRQSEAEMRARVLEAQDRTYQLLTQAERAIVDAMAAIEKAMAEGVTDQDLAGARGLHRKAQIRWDFISAENSMGFHSPQEAVRILGDAIDHARQAEIAALKAPRPKR, translated from the coding sequence GTGGTGCGCATCCGCTACCTGGTGGTCGTGGCCCTGGGGGTTGTCCTAGCAGCGGGCATCGCCGCGCTGTTGGTGACGATCGTCGTCCGGCAGCAGGAATCCCGCCTCACCTACTTCAGGGTCGTGGATGTGGCGGAGAACGAGCCTGACCCCGCGGTCTGGGGCCGCAACTTCCCCGATCAGTACGAGGCGTACCTGAAGACGGTACGGACCTCTGAGCTTGTCAAGTACAGCGCCTACGGGCGCTACGGTGGATCCGAGGCGTTCTCAAAGCTCGACAAGTACCCTGACCTTGTCAGGATCTTCGCCGGGTACGCGTTCAGCGTTGAGTACCGCGAGGAGCAGGGACATCTCCAAGCGATGAAGGCCGTGCAGGAGACGAAGCGGCTAGGCGATGCGAAGCCGGGCACCTGCATGACCTGCAAGTCGAGCGATGTGCCCCGGTTGATGAAGTCGCTCGGCGCGGCCCAGTTCTACGCCACCCCGATGAAGGAGCTGATTGAAAAGAACAACATCAAGCACGCAATCTCCTGCGCCGACTGCCACGACGCCAAGACGATGGCCCTTCGCGTGACCCGGCCGGCGTTCATCGAGGCGATGAAGGTCCGGGGGATTGACGTGGGCGCATCTTCCAGGCAGGAGATGCGGACCTACGTGTGCGCACAGTGCCACGTGGAGTACTACTTCCGGGGCAAGACCGAAAAGTACCTGGTGTTCCCCTGGGCCAAGGGTTTGAAGATCGAAGACATTGAGGCCTACTACGACGAGATCAAGTTTTCCGACTGGCAGCACGAGATTACCAGGGCGCCGATGGTCAAGATCCAGCATCCCGAGTTCGAGCTGTGGTCCAGCGGGAACCACGCCCGCTCCGGCGTGGGCTGCGCGGACTGCCACATGCCCTACAAGAGGGTGGGGTCGGTCAAGATCACCGACCACTGGATCCGCTCGCCGCTGCTCAACGTGCAGAACGTCTGCACGACCTGCCACCGCCAGTCCGAAGCCGAGATGCGCGCGCGCGTCCTGGAGGCCCAGGACCGGACCTACCAATTGTTGACGCAGGCGGAACGGGCGATCGTTGACGCCATGGCCGCGATAGAGAAGGCGATGGCCGAGGGCGTCACGGATCAGGACCTGGCCGGAGCCCGCGGGCTGCACCGCAAGGCGCAGATCCGCTGGGACTTCATCAGCGCGGAGAACAGCATGGGCTTCCACAGCCCGCAGGAGGCCGTCCGGATCCTGGGCGACGCGATTGACCACGCCAGGCAGGCCGAGATCGCCGCGCTCAAAGCACCCCGACCGAAACGGTAG
- a CDS encoding nucleoside-diphosphate kinase produces the protein MPDARYERTLVFLKPDGVQRGLIGKIVGRFEGAGLKVIGLKMMRATPELLERHYPSDEGFLRTIGGKTREAFEAAGLDVRREAGTDDPLAIGQRVRRWLIEFVASGPVVAFVLQGTHAVSVTRKMVGDTLPYRAAPGTIRGDLSADSPTVANLQKRPVRNLVHASGTLDEAEAEIGMWFSPQELYDYRRVDEEIILG, from the coding sequence ATGCCAGATGCACGATACGAACGCACCCTAGTCTTCCTGAAGCCGGACGGCGTCCAGCGCGGGCTGATCGGGAAGATCGTGGGGAGGTTTGAGGGTGCGGGGTTGAAGGTGATCGGCCTGAAGATGATGCGGGCGACGCCCGAGCTGCTGGAGCGCCACTACCCATCGGACGAAGGATTCCTGCGCACCATTGGCGGCAAGACGCGCGAGGCGTTTGAGGCCGCGGGCCTGGACGTCCGGCGCGAGGCGGGCACCGATGACCCTCTGGCCATCGGGCAGAGGGTGCGGCGGTGGCTGATTGAGTTCGTGGCGTCCGGGCCGGTGGTCGCGTTTGTACTGCAGGGCACGCACGCCGTCTCGGTTACCCGGAAGATGGTCGGCGACACGCTGCCCTATCGGGCCGCGCCGGGAACAATCAGAGGCGACCTGTCCGCCGACTCACCGACCGTCGCCAACCTCCAGAAGCGCCCCGTGCGAAATCTGGTCCACGCCTCGGGGACGCTCGATGAAGCCGAGGCCGAGATCGGGATGTGGTTCTCTCCCCAGGAGCTGTATGACTACCGCAGGGTGGACGAGGAGATCATCCTAGGGTAG
- a CDS encoding nitrilase-related carbon-nitrogen hydrolase: MGLSARLREAAFRHWLGWRTRPGLIRAALDRMRLERTDNCSSLPPCTSPPSARVRVAAVQMRLRLIGDASEYAQMIASRARNAAALDAQLIVFPEDSGTHLVGLLPGLDGLADDVSLAQATGAVAGPGVRLADILRFIGPAVRTAYMTTFSEVARRLGVYVASGSAMLPDEHGAVRNVGYLFGPDGTLLGQQVKCHLLPLEASWGLEAGDDLRVVRTPVGALGFPICMDATYFETSRILAGLGAEVILIPACDVQEGTYNEWKALRGLWPRVQESLTYGIHAAMVGRFLGMTITGRSAILAPVELTPDGSGVLAQAASWDQEEIVVADLDYGALHELWRTSDVDEGFNLALYRKHFPGAYQEYLRRHAGGRRINDGDRGAAW; the protein is encoded by the coding sequence ATGGGCCTTAGCGCGCGGCTGCGCGAAGCTGCCTTTCGACACTGGCTCGGCTGGCGCACCCGGCCCGGTCTCATCCGTGCTGCGCTCGACCGCATGCGGCTCGAACGCACGGACAACTGCTCATCGCTACCACCGTGCACCTCGCCGCCCTCGGCCAGGGTGCGGGTTGCCGCGGTACAGATGCGGCTGCGGCTCATCGGCGACGCCTCCGAATACGCGCAGATGATTGCCTCGCGCGCGCGCAACGCCGCGGCCCTGGACGCGCAGTTGATCGTCTTCCCGGAGGACAGCGGCACGCACCTGGTGGGGCTCCTGCCCGGGCTCGACGGCCTGGCCGACGATGTCTCGCTCGCGCAGGCGACCGGCGCGGTGGCCGGGCCGGGCGTCAGGCTGGCCGATATCCTGCGCTTCATCGGCCCGGCGGTCCGGACCGCCTACATGACGACCTTCTCGGAAGTGGCGCGCAGGCTGGGTGTCTACGTCGCCAGCGGGAGCGCGATGCTGCCGGACGAGCACGGGGCCGTGCGCAATGTCGGCTACCTCTTTGGTCCGGACGGAACGCTGCTCGGGCAGCAGGTGAAGTGCCACCTGTTGCCGCTGGAGGCATCGTGGGGCCTGGAGGCAGGGGACGATCTGCGCGTCGTGCGCACTCCGGTGGGCGCCCTGGGGTTCCCGATCTGCATGGACGCCACGTACTTCGAGACGTCGCGCATCCTAGCAGGCCTGGGAGCAGAGGTGATCCTGATCCCGGCGTGCGACGTGCAGGAGGGCACCTACAACGAGTGGAAGGCGCTGCGCGGGCTGTGGCCGCGCGTGCAGGAGAGTCTCACCTACGGGATACACGCCGCGATGGTGGGTCGCTTCCTGGGAATGACGATCACAGGCCGGAGCGCGATCCTGGCTCCGGTCGAGCTGACCCCGGACGGATCCGGCGTCCTGGCGCAGGCGGCGTCGTGGGATCAGGAGGAGATCGTGGTCGCCGACCTTGACTATGGGGCGCTCCACGAACTGTGGCGCACCTCGGATGTGGACGAGGGATTCAACCTGGCTCTCTACCGGAAGCACTTCCCGGGCGCCTACCAGGAGTACCTGCGGCGCCACGCCGGCGGAAGGAGGATCAACGATGGAGATCGTGGGGCTGCGTGGTGA
- a CDS encoding DUF3048 domain-containing protein — protein sequence MGHKQRAAIWSATVAVVLAAGIVAWRDTNPQARHSAPEAVAPPEAPALPEAERVFIPGADGETPFLVVIENTPQARPQSGLAEACLVYALPTEARITRFLASYCGDTPTSIGPVRSARQYMLEIASDLGAILVHAGHSAEALASIRAQKFPVINEFWASGPFWRDPSRKMPHNLYTRLDRLRAELHKKPMNVRPVSVPYSMEVAPQLVLPDATPSDVVVLDYGPPYAVRYRYDAGRRRYLRDQDGRPHLDADGRQIAPASVLVAFVQWRDVMEQGAPSSKITLIGTGRLAIITEGRLVEGAWRRSKDRPLALQTAGGGPVVLPRGPVWIELFPVDRPFAASAGSPGAGPSSR from the coding sequence ATGGGCCACAAGCAAAGAGCTGCAATCTGGTCGGCGACCGTTGCGGTGGTGCTCGCCGCTGGGATAGTCGCGTGGCGTGACACGAACCCCCAGGCACGGCATTCCGCTCCCGAGGCGGTGGCGCCGCCCGAGGCGCCGGCGCTGCCCGAAGCCGAGCGCGTGTTCATCCCCGGCGCAGACGGAGAGACGCCGTTCCTGGTCGTGATCGAGAATACCCCGCAAGCCCGGCCGCAGTCAGGGCTGGCCGAGGCGTGCCTGGTCTACGCGCTCCCAACCGAGGCGCGCATCACGCGCTTCCTTGCCTCCTACTGCGGGGACACCCCCACGTCGATCGGCCCGGTACGCAGCGCGCGGCAGTACATGCTGGAGATCGCCTCGGACCTGGGCGCGATCCTGGTACACGCCGGCCACAGCGCGGAAGCGCTGGCGTCAATCCGGGCGCAGAAGTTCCCCGTCATTAACGAGTTCTGGGCATCGGGGCCGTTCTGGCGCGATCCCTCGCGCAAGATGCCCCACAACCTCTACACGCGGCTCGACCGCCTGCGCGCCGAATTGCATAAGAAGCCGATGAACGTGCGGCCCGTTAGTGTGCCTTACTCCATGGAGGTTGCGCCTCAGTTGGTGCTACCCGACGCCACGCCTTCTGATGTAGTCGTGCTCGACTACGGACCGCCCTACGCGGTCCGCTACCGCTACGATGCCGGGCGGCGCCGGTATCTACGCGACCAGGACGGCCGCCCTCACCTGGATGCGGACGGCAGGCAGATCGCTCCGGCATCGGTATTGGTCGCGTTCGTGCAGTGGCGAGACGTGATGGAGCAGGGAGCCCCGAGCAGCAAGATCACCCTGATCGGCACAGGGCGCCTCGCCATCATCACCGAAGGCCGCCTCGTGGAGGGAGCCTGGCGAAGGTCCAAGGACAGGCCGCTGGCGCTTCAGACCGCAGGCGGCGGTCCCGTGGTGCTGCCCCGGGGGCCGGTGTGGATCGAGCTGTTTCCGGTGGACCGGCCCTTTGCTGCTAGTGCGGGCTCACCGGGGGCTGGACCCAGCTCCAGATAG
- the nrfH gene encoding cytochrome c nitrite reductase small subunit, whose amino-acid sequence MRPWAVTGLALAFLAGSVLGLGAYTFVYGKGYSYLLDDPAACVNCHIMRDNYDAWAVATHRTVTCNQCHVPKGLAAKYLAKARNGFLHSYAFTFKDVQVIRIRPLNQRVLEANCQACHARMVALVEPYGPQPSKLCFACHRGVGHGF is encoded by the coding sequence GTGCGCCCCTGGGCAGTAACCGGCTTGGCGCTGGCCTTCCTGGCCGGCAGCGTCCTCGGCTTGGGCGCGTACACGTTCGTGTACGGCAAGGGCTACTCATACCTGCTCGACGACCCCGCCGCCTGCGTCAACTGCCACATCATGCGCGACAACTACGACGCCTGGGCAGTCGCGACGCACCGGACCGTGACGTGCAACCAGTGTCACGTTCCAAAGGGATTGGCGGCCAAGTACCTGGCCAAGGCAAGGAACGGCTTCCTGCACTCGTACGCCTTCACGTTCAAGGACGTTCAGGTGATTCGGATCAGGCCGTTGAACCAGCGGGTTCTCGAGGCGAACTGCCAGGCCTGCCACGCGCGCATGGTCGCGCTCGTCGAGCCGTACGGCCCGCAGCCGTCGAAGCTGTGCTTCGCGTGCCACAGGGGCGTGGGGCACGGGTTCTAG
- a CDS encoding GNAT family protein, producing the protein MEIVGLRGEKVRLIPVDRSMHFDNALRWMNDPEVTRYLNLSTGVTPGMEEEWFQKVQKRDTDYAWAIHDERNRHIGFTGLHGIDWRQRRATSGIVIGDRDAWGQGYATDVMRVRTKFAFETLNLHRLESEALAENQASQQALEKAGYKREGVFRKRIWAEGRWHDTIRYAILDEDYFAAGG; encoded by the coding sequence ATGGAGATCGTGGGGCTGCGTGGTGAGAAGGTGCGGCTGATTCCTGTGGACCGCTCGATGCACTTCGACAATGCGCTGCGCTGGATGAACGACCCGGAGGTCACGCGGTATCTCAACCTCTCCACCGGCGTGACCCCGGGGATGGAGGAAGAGTGGTTCCAGAAGGTGCAGAAGCGGGATACCGACTATGCCTGGGCGATCCACGACGAGCGCAACCGGCACATCGGCTTCACCGGCCTCCACGGCATAGACTGGAGGCAGCGGCGGGCCACCAGCGGCATCGTGATCGGAGACAGGGACGCCTGGGGGCAGGGCTATGCCACCGACGTGATGCGGGTGCGCACGAAGTTCGCCTTCGAAACCCTCAACCTGCACCGGCTCGAGTCCGAGGCGCTCGCCGAGAACCAGGCCAGCCAGCAGGCACTGGAGAAGGCAGGCTACAAGCGCGAAGGCGTCTTTCGCAAGCGCATCTGGGCGGAAGGCCGGTGGCACGACACGATCCGGTACGCGATCCTCGACGAGGACTACTTCGCCGCCGGCGGCTAG
- a CDS encoding bifunctional alpha,alpha-trehalose-phosphate synthase (UDP-forming)/trehalose-phosphatase, with translation MVERASRTAQAQRAMPELLGGRQLIVVSNREPYAHRRGRRGLEVESPVGGLVAALDPVLQATGGVWIAWGSGEADFEVVDAHDCIQVPPEAPRYTLRRVRLTGDEVEQFYRGYANQSIWPLFHLAVEKARFVRRNWTAYQTVNRRFADATSSMVSGDALVWIHDYHLALCPLYLRRDRPDLFLSHFWHIPWPAWDVFRICPQSTELIEGLLANDLLGFHLPRHADNFLDCAERELGAEVDREEGLVEYHGRYTKVQALPISIDQDRWGRMAESQECERWMARLRHRFRLADRFIGVGVDRLDYTKGIPERLRAIEVLFQQAPGVRGRFVFIQKSEPSRTRIKAYRDLQSHVEAEIERINSLYGTETWQPIVHIPRPLPAAGMAALYRMADVCMVTSLQDGMNLVAKEFIASQVDCRGVLVLSELAGAADEAPWSLTINPFDSEGVAEALQRALRMPPAERQERMRHMRGHLQQHDVYHWMEQHFRAAARLLATRAATRSVFADMEQIRQQVTARDHLAVLVDFDGTLAPISDRPDDASPPPLARAVLARLAQRPRCLVAVISDRALDDLRERMGLTGITYVGSLGFEIAGPGWRSERRQTAEVRALIASCSQRLRIRLRVVQGATVEDRGLTATVYHRMVQRDQIETIRQAVLEEVGRVPPGKLVLRRGKMAIEIRPAVDWDKGQAALWLLEHVLGKDWRARCAVLYAGDDRTDEDAFLVLANDGVTIKVGASPYPTAARHAVRNVAELQELLEAIWSWVQPPVSPH, from the coding sequence ATGGTCGAGAGGGCCTCAAGAACCGCTCAGGCCCAACGCGCCATGCCAGAACTGCTGGGCGGGCGGCAACTGATCGTTGTCAGCAATCGGGAGCCGTACGCTCACCGCCGGGGCAGGCGGGGCCTCGAGGTGGAAAGCCCGGTCGGGGGGCTCGTGGCCGCGCTCGATCCGGTCCTGCAGGCCACCGGCGGCGTGTGGATCGCCTGGGGGAGCGGCGAGGCCGACTTCGAGGTTGTTGACGCCCACGACTGCATTCAGGTTCCACCCGAAGCTCCGCGCTATACCCTGCGGCGAGTGCGCCTGACCGGCGACGAGGTGGAGCAGTTCTACCGCGGCTACGCGAATCAGTCCATTTGGCCGCTCTTCCATCTGGCCGTGGAGAAGGCCCGGTTCGTCCGCCGGAATTGGACCGCGTATCAGACCGTTAACCGGCGTTTCGCGGACGCGACCTCGAGCATGGTATCCGGTGATGCCCTGGTCTGGATCCACGACTACCATCTTGCGCTTTGCCCTCTCTACCTGCGCCGGGACCGCCCGGACCTCTTCCTGTCCCACTTCTGGCACATCCCCTGGCCGGCCTGGGACGTGTTCCGGATCTGCCCTCAGAGCACCGAACTGATCGAGGGCCTGCTCGCCAACGACCTGTTGGGATTCCACCTCCCGCGCCACGCGGACAACTTCCTCGACTGTGCCGAGCGCGAGCTGGGTGCCGAGGTAGACCGAGAGGAAGGTCTTGTCGAGTACCACGGGCGTTACACCAAAGTGCAGGCACTTCCCATCAGCATAGACCAGGACAGATGGGGACGGATGGCGGAATCTCAGGAATGCGAGCGGTGGATGGCCCGGTTGCGCCATCGCTTCCGCCTGGCCGATCGGTTCATCGGGGTTGGCGTTGATCGTCTTGACTATACCAAGGGAATCCCCGAACGGCTGCGTGCCATAGAGGTCCTCTTTCAACAGGCACCGGGTGTTCGCGGCCGGTTCGTCTTCATTCAGAAGTCCGAGCCCAGCCGTACGCGGATCAAGGCCTACCGCGACCTGCAGAGCCACGTTGAGGCTGAGATCGAGCGGATCAACTCGCTCTACGGAACAGAGACCTGGCAGCCCATAGTTCACATTCCCCGCCCTCTGCCCGCCGCAGGGATGGCGGCGCTCTACCGGATGGCCGATGTCTGCATGGTGACCTCCCTCCAGGATGGGATGAACTTGGTCGCCAAGGAGTTCATAGCTTCACAGGTCGATTGCCGGGGGGTGCTGGTTCTAAGCGAACTGGCCGGAGCCGCGGACGAGGCGCCCTGGTCGCTCACGATCAACCCGTTTGATTCCGAGGGCGTCGCCGAAGCACTGCAACGGGCACTGCGCATGCCGCCGGCAGAGCGCCAGGAACGCATGCGGCACATGCGGGGCCACCTGCAGCAGCACGACGTCTATCACTGGATGGAGCAGCACTTCCGTGCCGCGGCGCGCCTGCTGGCCACGAGAGCGGCAACCAGATCCGTGTTCGCGGACATGGAGCAGATCCGGCAGCAAGTCACGGCACGTGATCATCTGGCGGTGCTCGTGGACTTCGATGGGACCCTTGCCCCGATCTCAGACCGCCCGGATGATGCGAGCCCGCCTCCGCTGGCGCGCGCGGTCCTGGCACGTCTGGCTCAGCGTCCGAGGTGCCTCGTAGCCGTCATCAGCGATCGTGCCCTGGACGACCTGAGGGAGCGTATGGGCCTGACGGGCATTACTTATGTGGGCAGCCTTGGCTTCGAGATCGCCGGTCCGGGCTGGAGGTCCGAGCGGCGGCAGACCGCGGAGGTTCGGGCCCTCATCGCGTCCTGCAGTCAGCGACTGAGGATCCGGCTGCGGGTCGTGCAAGGCGCCACCGTTGAGGATAGGGGCCTCACCGCCACCGTCTACCACCGTATGGTCCAGCGCGACCAAATCGAGACCATCCGCCAGGCCGTGCTGGAGGAGGTCGGGCGCGTGCCCCCCGGGAAGCTTGTGCTCCGGCGCGGGAAGATGGCGATAGAGATCCGGCCGGCGGTAGATTGGGACAAGGGACAGGCCGCCCTGTGGCTGCTGGAGCACGTCCTGGGCAAGGATTGGCGTGCGCGGTGCGCCGTGCTGTACGCGGGGGATGACCGTACGGATGAGGACGCCTTCCTGGTTCTTGCAAACGATGGCGTCACCATCAAGGTGGGCGCCAGTCCCTATCCTACCGCTGCCAGGCATGCCGTCCGCAACGTGGCCGAGCTACAGGAGCTACTGGAGGCTATCTGGAGCTGGGTCCAGCCCCCGGTGAGCCCGCACTAG
- a CDS encoding carbon-nitrogen hydrolase family protein: MSNIRCAAVQLDAGGLGTTRTVLTATARFVEAAAGAGSQLVIFPAHTGTLYVAGSLGMDCPFLEPWPQERTAEVADAAGEWLRAARRLASGYHVTLLPGTVVWPTGVPAPGGNGSTGPHGGLPGSRPPGAWHHAAPLITPDGRVVRWQVQTHLTAAERHLGWVPGDELRPADTPSGRVGILIGTDLWYPEAARILALQDAVVLACPVAVSPPYGERHQWRGLWQQVQQNQVFGVEAGLCGAAAGVRWQSRTAAVAPVEMTAGETGWLAVLDREGDCLLTTDLDVAALQEVVRAYDIFSQLNPVLYARYLPAIYERWRGE, from the coding sequence ATGAGCAACATCCGGTGCGCCGCGGTGCAACTGGACGCCGGAGGCCTGGGCACAACCAGGACCGTGCTGACCGCCACCGCCCGGTTCGTCGAGGCGGCCGCCGGTGCTGGTTCGCAGCTGGTGATCTTCCCGGCCCATACAGGCACGTTATATGTGGCCGGCTCGCTTGGCATGGACTGTCCCTTCTTGGAGCCCTGGCCCCAGGAACGCACGGCAGAGGTGGCCGATGCGGCGGGCGAGTGGTTGCGGGCAGCGCGCCGCCTGGCGTCGGGGTATCACGTGACGCTGCTCCCAGGCACGGTGGTGTGGCCGACCGGCGTGCCGGCCCCGGGCGGCAACGGCAGCACCGGGCCGCACGGCGGGCTACCCGGCAGCCGGCCACCCGGCGCCTGGCACCACGCGGCGCCCCTCATCACGCCGGACGGCAGGGTGGTGCGCTGGCAGGTCCAGACGCACCTCACCGCGGCCGAGCGGCACCTGGGATGGGTACCCGGGGATGAGTTGCGACCCGCCGACACCCCGTCGGGCCGGGTCGGCATCCTCATCGGAACCGATCTGTGGTACCCGGAAGCGGCGCGGATCCTGGCGCTGCAGGACGCCGTGGTTCTGGCGTGTCCTGTCGCGGTCTCTCCTCCGTACGGGGAACGGCACCAGTGGCGCGGCCTATGGCAGCAGGTTCAACAGAACCAGGTCTTCGGGGTAGAGGCCGGCCTGTGCGGAGCCGCTGCCGGCGTGCGCTGGCAGTCCCGTACCGCGGCGGTCGCGCCGGTGGAGATGACCGCCGGCGAGACCGGCTGGCTGGCCGTCCTGGACCGCGAGGGGGACTGTCTGCTCACCACGGATCTCGACGTGGCGGCGCTGCAAGAGGTGGTGCGCGCCTACGACATTTTCTCCCAACTCAACCCGGTGCTCTACGCCCGCTATCTGCCGGCGATCTACGAACGGTGGCGGGGTGAGTGA